The Raphanus sativus cultivar WK10039 chromosome 2, ASM80110v3, whole genome shotgun sequence genome includes a region encoding these proteins:
- the LOC108843258 gene encoding galactan beta-1,4-galactosyltransferase GALS3, whose protein sequence is MAKERDQHPTNKDKKLLVGVIWNFSTELKLIFMSLLVIFTLATLLPFTPSSFSLSASDFRFCISRFSPALPVNITSTTAVNTSPENTTEPEILDRVLDNGVIKRTFTGHGSAAYNFVLMSAYRGGVNSFAVIGLSSKPLHVYGHPSYRCEWVPLDPTQHPVSTTGLKILTDWGYGRIYTTVVVNCTFPSLSAANSGGNLILHATTGDPSLNLTDSIPVLTESPNSVDFSLYSSPEKKKKYDYLYCGSSLYGDLSPQRVREWIAYHARFFGDRSHFVLHDAGGIHGDVFEVLRPWIELGRVTVHDIRDQERFDGYYHNQFMVVNDCLHRYRFETKWMFFFDVDEFMYVPEEKGTVSEVMESLEEYSQFTIEQMPMSSRICYSGDGPARTYRKWGFEKMAYRDVKKVPRRDRKYAVQPQNVFATGVHMSQNLQGKTYHKAESKIRYFHYHGSISQRREPCRHLFNDSRVVFENNPYVLDTSIRDVGLAVKTFEMRTIGDRLIRTRQ, encoded by the exons ATGGCCAAAGAGAGAGACCAGCACCCTACTAACAAGGACAAGAAGCTCCTCGTCGGCGTCATATGGAACTTCTCCACCGAGCTCAAGCTCATCTTCATGTCCTTACTCGTCATCTTCACTCTAGCCACTCTCCTACCTTTCACACCTTCTTCCTTCTCCCTCTCCGCCTCCGACTTCCGCTTCTGCATCTCCCGCTTCTCCCCTGCCCTTCCCGTTAACATCACATCCACCACCGCCGTTAACACTTCACCAGAAAACACAACGGAACCGGAGATATTAGATCGAGTGTTGGATAACGGCGTCATCAAACGGACGTTTACAGGTCACGGCTCCGCGGCTTACAACTTCGTCTTAATGAGCGCTTACAGAGGCGGCGTTAACTCCTTCGCCGTCATCGGCTTATCATCGAAACCCCTCCACGTGTACGGCCACCCTTCTTACCGATGCGAGTGGGTCCCTCTCGACCCGACTCAACACCCGGTCTCCACAACCGGTTTAAAAATCCTAACCGACTGGGGATACGGACGGATCTACACAACCGTCGTCGTCAACTGCACTTTCCCATCGCTCTCCGCCGCGAACTCCGGCGGAAACCTAATCCTCCACGCAACCACCGGAGATCCGTCCCTAAACCTCACCGACTCGATCCCAGTCCTCACGGAATCTCCAAACTCCGTCGACTTCAGCCTCTACAGCTcaccggagaagaagaagaagtacgaCTACCTCTACTGCGGCTCGTCTCTCTACGGCGACCTAAGCCCGCAGAGAGTCAGGGAGTGGATCGCGTACCACGCGAGGTTCTTCGGAGACCGTTCGCATTTCGTGCTCCACGACGCCGGGGGGATCCACGGCGACGTGTTCGAGGTTCTGAGGCCGTGGATCGAGCTCGGGAGGGTGACGGTGCACGATATCAGGGATCAGGAGCGGTTCGACGGGTACTACCATAACCAGTTCATGGTTGTGAACGATTGCTTGCATAGGTATAGGTTCGAGACGAAGTGGATGTTCTTCTTCGATGTGGATGAGTTTATGTACGTTCCGGAGGAGAAGGGGACGGTGTCGGAGGTTATGGAATCTTTGGAGGAATATTCTCAGTTTACTATTGAGCAGATGCCGATGAGTAGTAGGATTTGTTACTCCGGCGATGGTCCCGCGAGAACTTACAG GAAATGGGGATTTGAGAAAATGGCATATAGAGACGTGAAGAAGGTTCCAAGACGAGACCGGAAGTACGCGGTGCAGCCGCAAAACGTATTTGCAACGGGAGTCCACATGTCTCAGAATCTACAAGGGAAAACATACCACAAGGCTGAGAGTAAAATCCGTTATTTCCACTACCACGGTTCCATTTCTCAGCGTCGCGAGCCTTGCCGTCACCTTTTCAATGACTCGAGAGTTGTATTTGAGAATAATCCTTATGTGCTCGACACTTCGATCCGCGACGTTGGTCTTGCTGTGAAGACGTTCGAGATGAGAACGATTGGTGACCGGCTGATTAGGACACGCCAAtga
- the LOC108840925 gene encoding uncharacterized protein LOC108840925 produces the protein MATQVLSFRDDSSFRDDSSQEDWHDFEVLGRGDEPKILIKKTSMLSDSERRISVDPKSLLSRNESFDIITSRPRDHQTKTKFISCSLPNSASTSPRHSSSWKNRTTEQVLDLMLVQNAAAAFGRSKSCGEGRACTPSLDFDMLLRKSRTGNHHHHQHNDQHDHNDNGFSSSNNTKSLSNKSSGNNSFFSKTESNKSNNTNTANSKSINTFEDGFKCSALCLYLPGFGKGKPVRSSRKGDSSFTRTTTMTSTQSMARTASIRDTTVISARASLEKFDCGSWTSSAMIHEDNVDLGGHFFDLPSELIKGGPGGNDQDDPVSAAFVFHKEPSLEKEIKGVLKTSGSKSRRSMESPLHVRFSTSSPVSYPTSPNHSITPRLLQATEDFTSFLEAQTV, from the coding sequence atggcGACGCAAGTTCTCAGCTTCAGGGACGATAGTAGCTTCAGAGACGATAGTAGTCAAGAGGATTGGCATGACTTCGAGGTTCTTGGTCGTGGAGACGAGCCCAAGATTCTTATCAAGAAGACGAGTATGCTGTCTGATTCGGAAAGACGGATCTCCGTTGACCCGAAATCACTTTTGTCGAGGAACGAGAGCTTCGACATAATAACCTCACGGCCGAGAGATCATCAAACGAAGACGAAGTTTATAAGCTGCAGCCTCCCGAACTCAGCATCCACGTCACCTAGACACAGCTCGAGTTGGAAGAACAGAACCACGGAGCAAGTTCTTGACCTAATGCTCGTTCAAAACGCTGCCGCTGCGTTTGGAAGAAGCAAATCTTGCGGGGAAGGACGTGCATGCACGCCATCGCTCGATTTCGACATGTTGTTACGCAAATCAAGAACTggaaatcatcatcatcatcagcataACGATCAGCATGATCATAATGATAATGGCTTCTCTTCCTCTAATAACACCAAGAGTCTCTCTAACAAGAGTAGTGGAAACAACTCTTTCTTCTCAAAAACAGAGTCTAACAAAAGCAACAACACCAACACGGCGAACTCTAAAAGCATCAATACGTTCGAAGACGGATTCAAATGCAGCGCGTTGTGTCTATACCTACCCGGTTTCGGCAAAGGTAAACCGGTGAGATCATCACGTAAAGGTGACTCCTCGTTCACTAGAACCACGACGATGACTTCTACTCAGTCGATGGCAAGAACCGCTTCCATTAGAGACACTACGGTGATCTCTGCTCGAGCCTCGTTAGAGAAGTTTGACTGCGGTTCGTGGACTTCTTCAGCTATGATTCACGAGGACAATGTTGATCTCGGTGGCCACTTCTTCGACTTGCCTTCTGAGCTGATCAAAGGCGGTCCAGGCGGAAACGATCAAGACGATCCTGTTTCGGCGGCTTTCGTGTTCCACAAGGAACCTAGTCTGGAGAAAGAGATCAAAGGGGTTCTGAAGACTTCAGGTTCGAAATCGAGAAGATCTATGGAGTCGCCACTTCATGTTCGGTTCTCAACTTCGTCGCCGGTTTCTTATCCGACGTCTCCGAATCATTCGATCACGCCACGGTTGTTACAAGCCACCGAGGATTTTACTAGTTTCTTGGAAGCACAAACCGTGTGA